Proteins found in one Zea mays cultivar B73 chromosome 1, Zm-B73-REFERENCE-NAM-5.0, whole genome shotgun sequence genomic segment:
- the LOC103637142 gene encoding protein DETOXIFICATION 49, translated as MCEGLVGQLLPPCLCNAKDGGVGDGHRPRAVVLSPDVAVVVLNETTTLTTCTEPPPLLADRRPSLTMGAASEAASILSLSLPMIMTGLILYVRPMISMLFLGRLGELALAGGSLAIGFANITGYSVLSGLAMGMEPVCGQAVGASNLPLVGATMQRMVLLLLALSVPVAFLWAHMEPLLLLCGQDAAISAAAQRYILLCLPDLLFQSFLHPLRIYLRTQSINFPLTVCAVLAVAMHLPVNYLLVSVLGLGVEGVALASALANLNLVVLLLAYIYFSGVHRATGGFTLSEKLFKDVTGWMRLARLAVESCASVCLEWWWYEIMILLCGILADPKASVASMGVLIQTTSLLYIFPSSLSFGVSTRVSNELGANRPGAARAAARAGLALSVLQGLASFLFAVSVRDVWARMFTSDASILALTASVLPILGLCELGNCPQTTGCGVLRGSARPKDGAHINLGAFYGVGTPVAVALAFWVGQGFRGLWFGLLAAQAACVTIMLVVISRTDWVKQAELAQVLAGVVAPGADAVVNGDDDSGKDTGPHAKIAASHGDEDSSLLITVQG; from the coding sequence ATGTGTGAGGGGCTCGTTGGCCAGCTGTTGCCGCCGTGCCTGTGCAATGCCAAGGACGGCGGTGTCGGGGACGGCCACCGTCCCCGCGCTGTCGTCCTCTCTCCGGATGTCGCTGTCGTCGTTTTGAACGAAACGACGACCTTGACAACATGCACGGAGCCGCCGCCGCTCTTGGCCGACAGGCGGCCGTCGTTGACCATGGGCGCGGCGAGCGAGGCCGCGTCGATTTTGAGTCTGTCATTGCCGATGATCATGACGGGTCTCATACTCTACGTCCGGCCGATGATATCAATGCTCTTTCTTGGCCGTCTCGGCGAGCTCGCGCTCGCCGGTGGGTCACTCGCCATCGGCTTCGCTAACATCACTGGCTACTCCGTCCTGTCCGGACTCGCTATGGGTATGGAGCCGGTGTGCGGCCAAGCCGTGGGCGCCAGCAACCTCCCCCTCGTCGGCGCCACCATGCAGCGGATGGTGCTCCTTCTCCTCGCGCTCTCCGTGCCCGTCGCCTTCCTCTGGGCGCACATGGAGCCGCTGCTCCTGCTGTGCGGTCAGGACGCGGCCATATCCGCCGCCGCGCAGCGCTACATTCTCCTCTGCctccctgaccttctcttccagTCGTTCCTCCACCCTCTCCGCATCTACCTCCGCACGCAGTCCATCAACTTCCCGCTCACTGTCTGCGCCGTGCTCGCAGTCGCCATGCACCTCCCCGTCAACTACCTCCTCGTCTCGGTCCTCGGCCTCGGCGTCGAAGGCGTCGCACTCGCCTCTGCCTTGGCCAACCTCAACCTCGTGGTCCTCCTCCTCGCTTACATCTACTTTTCCGGCGTGCACCGCGCCACCGGCGGCTTCACCCTTTCTGAAAAGCTGTTCAAGGACGTTACTGGGTGGATGCGGCTGGCCCGGCTCGCCGTCGAGAGCTGCGCCAGCGTGTGCCTCGAGTGGTGGTGGTACGAGATCATGATCCTTCTGTGCGGCATCTTGGCGGATCCCAAGGCCAGCGTCGCGTCAATGGGGGTCCTCATCCAGACCACGTCCCTGCTCTACATCTTCCCGTCATCGCTCAGCTTTGGCGTGTCGACGCGGGTCAGCAACGAGCTCGGCGCGAATCGCCCGGGCGCCGCGCGCGCTGCGGCCCGTGCAGGGCTCGCGCTGAGCGTGCTCCAGGGCCTCGCCTCCTTCCTGTTCGCCGTGTCCGTGCGCGACGTGTGGGCACGCATGTTCACGTCGGACGCGTCCATCCTAGCGCTCACGGCGTCCGTGCTTCCCATCCTCGGATTGTGTGAGCTCGGCAACTGTCCGCAGACCACCGGTTGCGGGGTTCTCCGTGGGAGCGCTCGCCCCAAGGACGGCGCGCACATCAACCTGGGCGCGTTCTACGGCGTCGGCACGCCCGTGGCCGTGGCGCTGGCGTTCTGGGTGGGGCAGGGCTTCAGGGGCCTCTGGTTCGGCCTCCTGGCCGCGCAGGCCGCCTGCGTCACCATCATGCTCGTGGTGATCTCCCGCACGGACTGGGTCAAGCAAGCCGAGCTCGCgcaggtgctcgccggagttgttgcACCCGGCGCCGACGCCGTTGTGAACGGAGACGACGATAGTGGGAAAGACACGGGGCCGCACGCCAAGATTGCGGCATCGCATGGCGACGAGGACTCCAGCTTGCTCATCACCGTGCAGGGCTGA
- the LOC103644746 gene encoding protein FAR1-RELATED SEQUENCE 4-like, which produces MAPPSLPHLESPRCSSPNSLAIVVAGGADPILPSPIATTGAGVRGGSGDPLHHKTLLTPPPSIPPGSLITPDAAQLFHPDANILDVFVPRVQQTFDTKEEVYLFYLDYAKLAGFSVRTKRTSKETRHWVCNREGFLKPGQENEEPMTNKTSMRIGCPAYVKVKEDKKRNIWYFHHVQEAHNHKLEPSPRMVRYMHSHKQREAALDDLFAIMSKSGVPTQAAMNVMSELFGGRQNWPFTEKDVHNKKAEQAREERDGDMDKLFQFFRECKEHNEYFYWDVDFEPKTNVLRSIFWCHASQRAEYKDFGDVVTFDTTHKTNNKHMPLAMFVGCSNNLKNVSFGQALLRDETIDTFRWLFETFKSCMGGQQPFVILTDEDAAMKEAIRIVFNKTQHRNCRWHITRTWDYELEELYKLHNDNNLKEKLQSLINYPLGPTQFEVEWNKLVDECGIREHPAIVALWQKRKRWIVIVA; this is translated from the exons ATGGCCCCACCGTCGCTGCCGCACCTTGAATCGCCTCGATGCTCTTCCCCTAATTCCTTGGCGATTGTTGTGGCTGGAGGTGCTGATCCGATATTGCCGTCTCCGATTGCGACAACGGGAGCGGGTGTACGCGGCGGATCAGGTGATCCCTTGCATCACAAAACGTTGTTGACGCCACCGCCTTCAATTCCACCTGGATCGCTGATCACTCCGGATGCAGCCCAGCTGTTCCATCCG GATGCAAACATACTTGATGTGTTTGTCCCCAGGGTGCAGCAAACATTTGATACAAAAGAAGAAGTCTACCTCTTTTACCTTGACTATGCAAAATTGGCTGGTTTTAGTGTCAGGACAAAAAGGACTAGTAAAGAAACCAGACACTGGGTTTGCAACCGTGAGGGGTTTCTGAAGCCAGGTCAAGAGAATGAGGAGCCTATGACAAATAAGACATCGATGAGAATTGGTTGCCCTGCTTATGTGAAGGTGAAGGAGGACAAGAAGCGCAATATTTGGTATTTTCATCATGTTCAGGAAGCACACAATCACAAACTTGAACCCTCACCAAGGATGGTGAGATATATGCATTCTCATAAGCAGAGGGAGGCAGCGTTGGATGACCTGTTTGCAATCATGTCAAAGAGTGGTGTGCCAACACAGGCAGCAATGAATGTAATGTCAGAATTATTTGGAGGCCGTCAAAACTGGCCGTTCACAGAGAAAGATGTCCATAACAA GAAAGCTGAGCAAGCAAGGGAGGAGAGGGATGGTGACATGGATAAACTGTTCCAATTTTTCAGGGAGTGCAAAGAACATAATGAATACTTTTACTGGGATGTGGATTTTGAACCAAAAACAAATGTGCTTCGGAGCATTTTTTGGTGTCATGCAAGTCAGCGTGCAGAATACAAGGATTTTGGGGATGTAGTCACATTTGACACAACACACAAGACTAACAACAAGCATATGCCGTTGGCCATGTTTGTGGGTTGCAGCAATAATTTGAAAAATGTGTCCTTTGGCCAAGCACTTCTTCGGGATGAAACAATAGACACATTCAGATGGCTTTTTGAGACCTTTAAAAGTTGCATGGGTGGTCAGCAACCTTTTGTGATTCTTACAG ATGAAGATGCAGCGatgaaggaagcaataaggattGTGTTTAACAAGACACAACACCGAAATTGCCGATGGCACATAACCAGAACATGGGATTACGAACTCGAGGAGCTGTACAAATTGCACAATGATAATAATCTAAAGGAGAAACTGCAGTCCCTGATAAACTATCCTCTGGGGCCCACACAATTTGAGGTGGAGTGGAATAAACTGGTGGATGAATGTGGCATAAGAGAACACCCTGCAATTGTTGCATTGTGGCAAAAAAGGAAGAGATGgatagtgatagtcgcctag